A single window of Salvelinus sp. IW2-2015 unplaced genomic scaffold, ASM291031v2 Un_scaffold5447, whole genome shotgun sequence DNA harbors:
- the LOC139026669 gene encoding salivary glue protein Sgs-3-like, which yields MEAIAKPTDRPTDRPTDRPTDRPTDRPTDRPTPTDRTDRPNDLDRSGTRPTDPTRGRPEPTPSQPTDRTDDRPTGADRPDRPTTRSPTDRTRDRPDRLRTDRPTTDRAPTDRRPDDATDRRRRRLTDRPTRPTTDRRPTDPTRPTGRPTPDRTDDDPTTDRPLWPDATDADPTDRPTDRPTDQTTDGRPTDPTATAPTRPTDRRRHRPPTDTDDDADRRPAPNNHETTARRTDRPTRPPETDRADR from the exons ATGGAGGCTATAGCCAA gccgaccgaccgaccgaccgaccgaccgaccgaccgaccgaccgaccgaccgaccgaccgaccgaccgaccgaccgacgccGACCGACCGAACCGACCGACCGAACGACCTCGACCGATCCGGAACCCGACCGACCGACCCGACCCGAGGCCGACCCGAACCGACCCCGAGCCAGCCGACCGACCGGACCGATGACCGACCGACCGGAGCCGACCGacccgaccgaccgacgacccgATCGCCGACCGACCGCACGCGCGACCGACCCGACCGACTccggaccgaccgaccgacgaccgaccgagcaccgaccgaccgacgacccgACGACGCGACCGACCGACGCCGACGACGACTCACCGACCGACCGACACGACCGACCACCGACCGCCGACCGACCGACCCGACCCGACCGACCGGACGACCGACACCGGACCGCACCGACGACGacccgacgaccgaccgaccacTATGGCCGGACGCGACCGACGCCgacccgaccgaccgaccgaccgaccgaccgaccgaccagaCGACCGACGGCCGACCGACCGACCCGACCGCGACCGCGCCGacacgaccgaccgaccgacgccGACACCGACCACCGACCGACACCGACGACGACGCCGACCGACGACCCGCACCGAACAACCACGAGACGACCGCGCGGCGAACCGACCGACCGACCCGACCGCCCGAAACCGACCGAGCCGACCGAT
- the LOC112078250 gene encoding LOW QUALITY PROTEIN: mimecan (The sequence of the model RefSeq protein was modified relative to this genomic sequence to represent the inferred CDS: inserted 1 base in 1 codon): MKEDDAREAAALCLGEDYDSSMVXLPADEPDDAPAEGGDASLPTCLLCVCLTGSVYCEEVVPEMTAVPTLPKETAYLYARYNKINKITNKDFAEIVTLKRIDLTGNLISEIQDGAFSKLTLLEELNLAENQLVKLPMLPGKLTTFNANHNRLKTKGVKANAFKKLRQLVNLFLGDNELEAVPVIPESVRIIHLQNNNITDVTSDTFCNGNNTYYVRPNLMEVRLDGNPVLLSKSPDSFTCLNSLPVGKYR; encoded by the exons ATGAAAGAGGATGATGCA AGAGAGGCAGCAGCGTTGTGCTTGGGAGAGGACTATGACTCCAGCATGG TCCTGCCTGCTGATGAACCAGATGATGCCCCAGCTGAGGGGGGTGATGCCTCG CTGCCCAcgtgcctgctgtgtgtgtgtctgaccggCTCTGTGTACTGTGAGGAGGTCGTTCCAGAGATGACTGCTGTGCCCACCCTGCCCAAGGAGACCGCCTACCTCTACGCCCGTTATAACAAGATCAACAAGATCACCAATAAAGACTTCGCAGAAATCG TGACTCTGAAGAGAATCGACCTGACGGGGAACCTGATCTCGGAGATCCAGGACGGAGCGTTCTCCAAGCTTACCCTGTTGGAGGAACTCAATTTGGCTGAGAACCAACTGGTCAAGTTACCCATGCTGCCCGGCAAGCTCACCACCTTCAACGCCAACCACAACCGGCTCAAAACCAAAGGGGTCAAGGCCAACGCCTTCAAG AAACTGAGGCAGCTGGTTAACCTGTTCCTCGGAGACAATGAGCTGGAAGCCGTGCCAGTGATCCCTGAGAGCGTCCGCATTATTCACCTACAG AACAACAACATCACTGATGTCACCTCCGACACGTTCTGTAACGGCAACAACACGTACTACGTCAGACCCAACCTGATGGAGGTGAGGTTGGATGGGAACCCAGTGCTGCTGTCCAAGTCGCCCGACAGCTTCACCTGCCTCAACTCTCTTCCCGTCGGAAAGTACCGCTAA